A single genomic interval of Littorina saxatilis isolate snail1 linkage group LG17, US_GU_Lsax_2.0, whole genome shotgun sequence harbors:
- the LOC138953613 gene encoding cyclin-dependent kinase 2-interacting protein-like: MAESEQFSPCKSPAQGKEFKKPSQHSVTGHLRKLKDMAADVHNTLEKWESFNAKGSSILSDIVNTRLEYIYQQSSEEGEEGGDKNKSDIVSLSSKLDPKCDALHQVCQSMEGAVTKLASLASTARGLHSLCQHRDEADDILGVTWTIHNFVEAFKALHSMYAKELHLKTEIAKTVALAETRESLMFYSAAWMHQPYIDSQMMVKAVLMETGHQPVT, encoded by the exons ATGGCTGAAAGTGAACAGTTTTCTCCTTGCAAATCACCGG CACAGGGGAAGGAGTTCAAGAAGCCGAGTCAGCACAGCGTAACAGGACATCTCCGCAAGCTGAAGGACATGGCGGCAGATGTGCACAACACGCTAGAGAAATGGGAATCATTCAACGCCAAGGGAAGCTCCATCCTCAGTGACATTGTCAACACCAGGCTGGAGTACAT CTACCAGCAAAGTTCAGAGGAGGGTGAAGAGGGGGGAGACAAAAACAAGAGTGACATTGTCAGCCTGTCATCGAAGCTGGACCCAAAATGTGACGCACTGCATCAAGTCTGTCAATCTATG GAGGGAGCTGTGACCAAGCTTGCATCCCTGGCATCCACGGCCAGAGGACTCCACTCTCTTTGCCAACACAGAGACGAGGCCGATGACATCCTTGGTGTCACGTGGACAATCCACAACTTTG ttgaaGCATTCAAAGCTTTGCATTCCATGTACGCCAAGGAGCTacatttgaaaacagaaattgcgAAGACAGTTGCTCTTGCTGAAACGAGGGAATCACTGATGTTTTATTCAGCAGCATGGATGCATCAGCCGTACATTGACAGCCAAATGATGGTCAAAGCCGTGCTGATGGAGACTGGACATCAGCCTGTGACCTAA